One genomic segment of Longimicrobium sp. includes these proteins:
- a CDS encoding UpxY family transcription antiterminator, whose product MPNRVAEVTLEAGRRQAPDTLYQQPHWYACYTRSRHEKIVETLLSAQKIESYLPIHARQSRWKDRMKLVHLPLFPGYVFGRFTLDMLAQVLSTHGVVSVVSARGYPTPIPAAEIENVRRVSFAAAPGDVGVEPSPPVQCGKWVRVTSGPFQGVEGIVVEHRSRQRVLVGIAAIGQALEVDIDVAGVTPIPPPG is encoded by the coding sequence ATGCCGAACCGCGTTGCAGAAGTCACGCTCGAAGCCGGACGCAGACAGGCACCGGACACGCTCTACCAGCAGCCCCACTGGTATGCGTGCTACACCCGCTCGCGCCACGAGAAGATCGTGGAAACGCTTCTGAGCGCGCAGAAGATCGAGAGCTACCTTCCCATCCACGCCCGGCAGAGCCGCTGGAAGGACCGGATGAAGCTGGTCCACCTGCCGCTCTTTCCCGGCTACGTGTTCGGGCGCTTCACCCTCGACATGCTCGCGCAGGTGCTCTCGACGCACGGCGTGGTGAGCGTGGTGAGCGCGCGCGGGTACCCCACGCCGATCCCCGCCGCCGAGATCGAGAACGTCCGCCGCGTCTCGTTCGCCGCCGCTCCCGGCGACGTCGGCGTGGAGCCGAGCCCGCCCGTGCAGTGCGGAAAGTGGGTGCGCGTGACCTCCGGCCCCTTTCAGGGAGTGGAGGGGATCGTGGTGGAGCACCGCAGCCGCCAGCGCGTGCTGGTCGGGATCGCCGCGATCGGCCAGGCGCTGGAGGTGGACATCGACGTCGCCGGGGTGACGCCCATCCCCCCACCCGGCTGA